The Luteimonas sp. YGD11-2 genome has a window encoding:
- the coaE gene encoding dephospho-CoA kinase (Dephospho-CoA kinase (CoaE) performs the final step in coenzyme A biosynthesis.) codes for MSAYVVGLTGGVASGKSEVERRFAARGVTVADADIAARDAVAPGSEGLAAVVDAFGSGVLQADGSLDRARMRRIVFADDDARRRLEAIVHPQVRLRLRSACEAAPGPYAIAAIPLLAEGGRGHYPWIDRVLVVDVPREVQLARLQQRDGIDAALAGRMLAAQVDRATRLELADDVIYNDGPLAALDGHVAALDARYRRLAADAC; via the coding sequence ATGAGCGCCTACGTGGTCGGGCTGACCGGCGGCGTGGCCTCCGGCAAGAGCGAGGTGGAACGCCGTTTCGCGGCGCGCGGGGTGACGGTGGCGGACGCCGACATCGCCGCCCGCGACGCGGTCGCGCCGGGCAGCGAAGGCCTGGCCGCGGTCGTGGATGCATTCGGCAGCGGCGTGCTGCAGGCCGACGGCAGCCTCGACCGTGCGCGGATGCGGCGGATCGTGTTCGCCGATGACGACGCGCGCCGGCGCCTGGAGGCCATCGTGCATCCGCAGGTGCGCCTGCGCCTGCGTAGCGCCTGCGAAGCCGCGCCCGGCCCCTACGCGATCGCGGCGATTCCGCTGCTGGCCGAAGGCGGGCGTGGGCATTACCCGTGGATCGACCGGGTGCTGGTGGTGGACGTGCCGCGCGAGGTGCAGCTGGCACGCCTGCAGCAGCGCGACGGCATCGACGCGGCGCTTGCCGGCCGCATGCTGGCGGCACAGGTGGACCGCGCGACGCGGCTGGAACTGGCCGACGACGTGATCTACAACGACGGCCCGCTGGCCGCGCTCGACGGCCATGTCGCGGCGCTGGATGCGCGTTACCGGCGCCTGGCCGCAGACGCCTGCTGA
- the secA gene encoding preprotein translocase subunit SecA — translation MLNRLLTSVFGSRNERLVKQLDKVAQKVNALEPEMQKLTDAELQARTPHFKQRVADGESLDKLLPEVFAVCREASRRVLGMRHYDVQLIGGMVLHMGKIAEMRTGEGKTLVATLPVYLNALEGKGVHVVTVNDYLARRDAAQMGKLYNWLGLTVGVVYPGMPHGDKHAAYGADITYGTNNEFGFDYLRDNMALSKADRYQRGLNYAIVDEVDSILIDEARTPLIISGPADETPELYIKVNRIVPSLVRQTAEDGEGDFWVDEKQKQVHMSEAGQEHAEELLRKAGIIGEDEGLYDPHNIHVVHHLNAAMRAHAIYQRDVDYIVRDGEVVIVDEFTGRTLPGRRWSDGLHQAVEAKEGVPVQRENQTLASITFQNLFRMYGKLSGMTGTADTEAYEFQSIYGLEVVVIPTHRPMVRKDHPDAVFLNRAGKYRAVAREIKDAYERGQPVLVGTTSIEVSELLSAELRKDNIPHEVLNAKQHEREAQIIAHAGRPKAVTIATNMAGRGTDIVLGGSLEAELHELGEEAGDEQKAAVRAAWQQRHDQVVAAGGLHIIGTERHESRRIDNQLRGRAGRQGDPGSSRFYLSLEDNLMRIFAADWVQKVMARMGLQEDDIIESPLVTKQIANAQRKVEAHNFDIRKNLLDFDDVNNDQRKVIYGQRDELLDADSVKETVDGIRADVVAEIVGRFVPPESIDAQWDLPGLEAALEADFGLRLDLRRLVEEEIDAEGITAHVQEAVDGLFAAKEQQIGSETMRMLEKHLMLNVVDQSWKEHLARMDYLRQGIYLRGYAQKQPKQEYKREAFLLFSEMLDKVKREVIAMLARVRVRSEEEITAMEAEERRQVEAKLNQAQFQHADAGGYGADEEAETVQRGLAAQGGVAQVTRDAPKVGRNDPCPCGSGKKYKHCHGQLS, via the coding sequence ATGCTCAACCGCCTGCTCACCAGCGTCTTCGGCAGCCGCAACGAACGTCTCGTCAAACAGCTCGACAAGGTCGCCCAGAAGGTCAATGCACTCGAGCCGGAGATGCAGAAGCTCACCGACGCCGAGTTGCAGGCCAGGACCCCGCACTTCAAGCAGCGCGTCGCCGATGGCGAGTCGCTCGACAAGCTGCTGCCGGAAGTGTTCGCGGTCTGCCGCGAGGCCAGCCGCCGGGTGCTGGGCATGCGCCACTACGACGTGCAGCTGATCGGCGGCATGGTGCTGCACATGGGCAAGATCGCCGAGATGCGCACCGGTGAGGGCAAGACCCTGGTGGCCACGCTGCCGGTCTACCTCAACGCGCTGGAAGGCAAGGGCGTGCACGTGGTGACGGTCAACGACTATCTGGCACGCCGCGACGCCGCGCAGATGGGCAAGCTCTACAACTGGCTGGGACTGACGGTCGGCGTGGTCTACCCCGGCATGCCGCACGGCGACAAGCACGCCGCCTACGGCGCCGACATCACCTACGGCACCAACAACGAGTTCGGCTTCGACTACCTGCGCGACAACATGGCGCTGTCGAAGGCCGACCGCTACCAGCGCGGGCTGAACTACGCGATCGTCGACGAGGTGGACTCGATCCTCATCGACGAGGCGCGCACGCCGCTGATCATCTCCGGCCCGGCCGACGAGACCCCCGAGCTCTACATCAAGGTCAACCGCATCGTGCCGTCGCTGGTGCGGCAGACCGCCGAGGATGGCGAGGGCGACTTCTGGGTCGACGAGAAGCAGAAGCAGGTGCACATGTCCGAGGCGGGCCAGGAGCACGCCGAGGAACTGCTGCGCAAGGCCGGCATCATCGGCGAGGACGAGGGCCTGTACGACCCGCACAACATCCACGTCGTGCATCACCTCAACGCCGCGATGCGCGCACACGCGATCTACCAGCGCGACGTCGACTACATCGTGCGCGACGGCGAGGTGGTGATCGTCGACGAGTTCACCGGCCGCACGCTGCCGGGCCGGCGCTGGTCGGATGGCCTGCACCAGGCGGTCGAGGCGAAGGAAGGCGTGCCGGTGCAGCGCGAGAACCAGACGCTCGCCTCGATCACCTTCCAGAACCTGTTCCGCATGTACGGCAAGCTCTCGGGCATGACCGGTACCGCCGATACGGAAGCCTACGAGTTCCAGTCGATCTACGGGCTGGAAGTGGTGGTCATCCCCACCCACCGGCCGATGGTGCGCAAGGACCACCCCGATGCGGTGTTCCTCAACCGCGCCGGCAAGTACCGCGCCGTTGCCCGCGAGATCAAGGACGCCTACGAGCGCGGCCAGCCGGTGCTCGTCGGCACCACCTCGATCGAGGTCTCCGAACTGCTGTCGGCCGAACTGCGCAAGGACAACATCCCGCACGAGGTGCTCAACGCCAAGCAGCACGAGCGCGAGGCGCAGATCATCGCCCACGCCGGCCGCCCGAAGGCGGTGACCATCGCCACCAACATGGCCGGCCGCGGTACCGACATCGTGCTCGGTGGTTCGCTGGAAGCGGAGCTGCACGAGCTCGGCGAGGAAGCCGGCGACGAGCAGAAGGCGGCGGTACGCGCGGCGTGGCAGCAGCGCCATGACCAGGTGGTGGCGGCGGGTGGCCTGCACATCATCGGCACCGAGCGGCACGAGTCGCGTCGTATCGACAACCAGCTGCGTGGCCGCGCCGGGCGCCAGGGCGATCCGGGTTCCAGCCGCTTCTACCTGTCGCTGGAAGACAACCTGATGCGCATCTTCGCCGCCGACTGGGTGCAGAAGGTGATGGCGCGCATGGGCCTGCAGGAGGACGACATCATCGAGTCGCCGCTGGTCACCAAGCAGATCGCCAACGCACAGCGCAAGGTGGAAGCGCACAACTTCGACATCCGCAAGAACCTGCTCGACTTCGACGACGTCAACAACGACCAGCGCAAGGTGATCTACGGCCAGCGCGACGAACTGCTCGACGCCGACAGCGTCAAGGAAACCGTCGACGGCATCCGCGCCGACGTGGTGGCGGAAATCGTGGGACGCTTCGTGCCGCCGGAATCGATCGACGCGCAGTGGGACCTGCCGGGCCTGGAAGCGGCGCTGGAAGCCGACTTCGGCCTGCGCCTGGACCTGCGCAGGCTGGTCGAGGAGGAGATCGACGCCGAGGGCATCACCGCCCACGTGCAGGAGGCGGTGGACGGGCTGTTCGCGGCCAAGGAGCAGCAGATCGGCAGCGAGACCATGCGCATGCTCGAGAAGCACCTGATGCTCAACGTGGTCGACCAGAGCTGGAAGGAGCACCTCGCGCGCATGGACTACCTGCGCCAGGGCATCTACCTGCGCGGCTACGCGCAGAAGCAGCCGAAGCAGGAGTACAAGCGCGAGGCGTTCCTGCTGTTCTCGGAAATGCTCGACAAGGTCAAGCGCGAGGTCATCGCCATGCTGGCGCGCGTGCGCGTGCGCAGCGAGGAGGAGATCACGGCGATGGAGGCCGAGGAGCGTCGCCAGGTCGAGGCCAAGCTCAACCAGGCGCAGTTCCAGCATGCCGATGCCGGCGGCTACGGTGCCGACGAGGAAGCCGAGACCGTGCAGCGTGGTCTGGCCGCGCAGGGCGGGGTGGCACAGGTGACCCGCGACGCGCCCAAGGTGGGCCGCAACGATCCCTGCCCCTGCGGCAGCGGCAAGAAGTACAAGCATTGCCACGGGCAGCTCAGCTGA
- a CDS encoding DUF3772 domain-containing protein codes for MSHPLAARIAMVLLWLLLMAPAFAQPAVEPTAPVPAAEAATATLDTADDELLALRERLGETTDTAGFVQLRDAAVALDVRVQDAVRTLEAELAGVQGRLDELGPIPEDAAGEDAGIRERRAELAARVSVLDGAVKRGRLLGIDIRDVREEITATQGRQLGEQLSQRYGSPLTPRLWHAVAEDFPSDRQRVEAFLGLLERSVRDGIARFGVPVAITILVLAGVLAWPLRRVLRRAGRRFALRHTPGDSRLRRTALAAWLVLSSMLCIGLAAWLASHLLRWGDPPVAVMEQLANAIVAAAVYGALVASLGNSLLMRASPEWRLPPLSEDMVGSLRPYPWLAGGLVFVDRVVEGVMVAINAHAALAATVTGAVALSYAVLAISVRRRRLPLGGGTDTVAVAAWVRALLVMIRLAVLALLVALALGYFQFALLIGREVVWVGVVAMGLYLAWVGVDDLCGLVFGDDSRLGTATARATGIRPHRLRQAGLIVSAVSRVLLALIAIALVLAPLGTSFSGWRELVAAAGNGLRIGEVVISPSGVLKAVLIFGGGWVAVQALHGWLVERYLPATDLDAASRNSVATVARYFGITVVLALGLAALGIGIQQIGLVVGALSVGIGFGLQAITQNFISGLILLAERPVKIGDWVRVGDFEGDVQRISVRATEIRVADRSTVIVPNSELITKPLRNMTLANPLGRVLLQFPVPLDTDVDRLRGIMLETFAAHPAVLAEPAPSMTLDGIAANGIPVTAVGFVDSPRIAGGVRSELLFTLLRRLREEGIHLAPMAQSIRVLRDDGGLFVQDDASPTGDEA; via the coding sequence TTGTCGCATCCGCTGGCCGCGCGTATCGCCATGGTGTTGCTGTGGCTGCTGCTGATGGCGCCGGCCTTCGCGCAACCGGCGGTGGAACCCACGGCCCCCGTCCCGGCCGCGGAGGCGGCGACCGCCACGCTCGACACGGCCGACGACGAACTCCTGGCCCTGCGCGAGCGGCTGGGCGAAACCACCGACACCGCCGGCTTCGTGCAGCTTCGCGATGCCGCGGTGGCACTTGACGTGCGCGTGCAGGATGCAGTGCGCACGCTGGAAGCCGAACTCGCAGGCGTGCAGGGTCGCCTCGACGAACTGGGGCCGATCCCGGAGGACGCCGCCGGCGAGGACGCGGGAATCCGCGAACGCCGTGCCGAGCTTGCGGCGCGCGTTTCGGTGCTCGATGGCGCGGTCAAGCGCGGGCGGCTCCTCGGCATCGACATCCGCGACGTGCGCGAGGAGATCACCGCTACCCAGGGCCGCCAGCTCGGCGAGCAGCTGTCGCAGCGCTACGGTTCGCCGCTGACGCCGCGGCTGTGGCATGCGGTCGCGGAGGACTTCCCCAGCGACCGCCAGCGCGTGGAGGCGTTCCTCGGCCTGCTCGAGCGCAGCGTGCGCGATGGCATCGCCCGCTTCGGGGTGCCGGTGGCGATCACCATCCTGGTGCTGGCGGGGGTGCTGGCGTGGCCGCTGCGCCGCGTGCTGCGTCGGGCGGGTCGCCGCTTCGCATTGCGCCACACCCCCGGCGACAGCCGCCTGCGCCGCACCGCGCTGGCGGCATGGCTGGTGCTGTCGAGCATGCTGTGCATCGGCCTGGCGGCGTGGCTGGCGTCGCACCTGCTGCGCTGGGGTGACCCGCCGGTGGCGGTGATGGAGCAGCTCGCCAACGCCATCGTGGCCGCCGCGGTGTACGGCGCGCTGGTGGCGAGCCTGGGCAACAGCCTGCTGATGCGCGCCAGCCCCGAGTGGCGCCTGCCCCCGCTGTCGGAAGACATGGTGGGCAGCCTGCGGCCGTATCCGTGGCTGGCCGGCGGGCTGGTGTTCGTCGACCGGGTGGTCGAAGGGGTGATGGTCGCGATCAATGCGCACGCCGCGCTCGCCGCCACCGTCACCGGCGCGGTGGCGCTGAGCTATGCGGTGCTGGCGATCAGCGTGCGGCGCCGACGCCTGCCGCTGGGTGGCGGCACCGACACCGTGGCGGTCGCTGCCTGGGTGCGGGCGCTGCTGGTGATGATCCGGCTTGCGGTGCTGGCGCTGCTGGTGGCACTGGCGCTGGGCTATTTCCAGTTCGCGCTGCTGATCGGCCGCGAGGTGGTGTGGGTGGGCGTGGTGGCGATGGGCCTGTACCTCGCCTGGGTCGGCGTCGACGATCTCTGCGGTCTGGTGTTCGGCGACGACAGCCGGCTGGGGACCGCAACCGCACGCGCCACCGGCATCCGCCCGCACCGGCTGCGCCAGGCCGGGCTGATCGTCTCGGCGGTGAGCCGCGTGCTGCTGGCGCTGATCGCGATCGCGCTGGTGCTGGCGCCGCTGGGCACCAGTTTCTCCGGCTGGCGCGAGCTGGTCGCGGCGGCGGGCAACGGGCTGCGCATCGGCGAGGTGGTGATCTCGCCGTCCGGGGTGCTCAAGGCGGTGCTGATCTTCGGCGGCGGCTGGGTGGCGGTGCAGGCCCTGCATGGCTGGCTGGTCGAACGCTACCTGCCCGCCACCGACCTCGACGCCGCCTCGCGCAACTCGGTGGCGACCGTCGCGCGGTACTTCGGCATCACCGTGGTGCTGGCGCTGGGGCTGGCGGCGCTGGGCATCGGCATCCAGCAGATCGGGCTGGTGGTGGGCGCGCTGTCGGTCGGCATCGGCTTCGGCCTGCAGGCGATCACCCAGAACTTCATCTCCGGGCTGATCCTGCTCGCCGAACGCCCGGTCAAGATCGGCGACTGGGTACGGGTGGGTGATTTCGAGGGCGATGTGCAGCGCATCAGCGTGCGCGCCACCGAAATCCGCGTCGCCGACCGTTCCACGGTGATCGTGCCCAACTCCGAACTCATCACCAAGCCGCTGCGCAACATGACCCTGGCCAACCCGCTGGGCCGCGTGCTGCTGCAGTTCCCGGTGCCGCTGGATACCGATGTCGACCGCCTGCGCGGGATCATGCTGGAGACCTTTGCCGCGCACCCCGCCGTGCTCGCCGAGCCGGCGCCCTCGATGACGCTCGACGGCATCGCCGCCAACGGCATCCCGGTGACCGCGGTCGGGTTCGTCGATTCGCCACGCATCGCCGGTGGTGTGCGCAGCGAGTTGCTGTTCACCCTGCTGCGGCGGCTGCGCGAGGAAGGCATCCACCTCGCGCCGATGGCGCAGAGCATCCGCGTGCTGCGCGACGACGGCGGTCTGTTCGTACAGGACGACGCATCCCCGACCGGGGACGAGGCATGA
- the ligD gene encoding DNA ligase D encodes MSLADYRRKRSFDKTREPEPGKPVPKGRRAIFVVQLHHASRRHYDFRLQVGDALKSWAVPKGPSYDPDVKRMAVEVEDHPVDYAGFEGEIPKGQYGGGHVARFDHGVWATRGDPEEQLAKGHLRFELFGDKLKGGWHLVRSGKPARQPQWLLFKDKDAYAGTLEADDLLADVTPPPAADLKRAGAGKAVKKKLATAPAPARRRRRDWAKKALALDGAKRADAPTGPFQPQLAKLGDAPPRGEQWLHELKWDGYRILATIADGEVRLWSRNALEWTDRIPEIRDAIAALGLKSGALDGELIAGKGTKEDFNLLQSTLSGERQGALAFALFDLLHLDGVDVTAAPLLERKALLQELLDGAPPHLAYSSHIEGDGDAAFKLAGDTHFEGIISKRIDRPYHGGRSDDWRKTKLLASDEFAVVGYTAPKGSRTGFGSLLLAKPDAEHGWLYAGRVGSGFNDTLMREVTAKLGKGGARKPTVHVGTTDTDLRTATWFEPCFVVEVFYRGIGRQELLRQPSLKAVRWDKSVDDLADSDRGPGAGKPAKKAAKTASRAATKTAASKAAAGKATKAAPTRVAGKQAAAKKSTKRTTAATSSATAAPSPAADRTPPRLSSPTKVLFPDIGATKKDVWDYYTAVIDHLLPEIAGRPLSIIRCPSGVERPCFFQKHHTAGLELVSSVRLKEDSGVNAYYLMVEDEAALMELVQFNAIEFHPWGSHAAEPDIADRVVFDLDPGPDVPFAEVRKAAVDIRKLLAQLELESFLRVSGGKGLHVVVPLNPGCHWDLTKRFAHGFADALARAQPDRFLATATRSLRNKRIFVDYLRNGRGATAVASYSLRGRPGAPVALPLAWSELSKLKRADAFTIHEVPALLRRRRKHPWADIDRITQDLSRWSDAE; translated from the coding sequence ATGAGCCTGGCCGACTACCGCCGCAAGCGGAGTTTCGACAAGACCCGCGAGCCGGAGCCCGGCAAGCCGGTGCCCAAGGGCAGGCGCGCGATCTTCGTGGTGCAGCTGCACCACGCCAGCCGTCGTCATTACGACTTCCGCCTGCAGGTCGGCGACGCCCTGAAGAGCTGGGCGGTGCCCAAGGGCCCGAGCTACGACCCCGACGTCAAGCGGATGGCGGTGGAGGTCGAAGACCACCCCGTCGACTACGCCGGCTTCGAGGGCGAGATCCCCAAGGGCCAGTACGGCGGCGGCCATGTCGCGCGCTTCGACCACGGGGTCTGGGCCACCCGCGGCGACCCCGAGGAGCAGCTGGCCAAGGGCCATCTGCGCTTCGAGCTGTTCGGCGACAAGCTCAAGGGCGGCTGGCACCTGGTGCGCTCCGGCAAGCCGGCGCGGCAGCCGCAGTGGCTGCTGTTCAAGGACAAGGATGCCTACGCCGGCACGCTGGAGGCCGACGACCTGCTGGCCGACGTCACCCCGCCACCCGCGGCGGACCTGAAACGCGCAGGCGCCGGCAAGGCGGTCAAGAAGAAGCTCGCCACCGCGCCCGCACCCGCGCGCCGTCGCCGCCGGGACTGGGCGAAGAAGGCGCTGGCACTCGACGGTGCCAAGCGCGCCGACGCGCCCACCGGGCCGTTCCAGCCGCAGCTGGCCAAGCTCGGCGATGCCCCGCCCAGGGGCGAGCAGTGGCTGCACGAGCTCAAGTGGGACGGCTACCGCATCCTCGCGACGATCGCCGACGGCGAGGTCCGCCTGTGGTCGCGCAATGCGCTGGAATGGACCGACAGGATCCCCGAGATCCGCGACGCTATCGCCGCGCTCGGGCTGAAGTCCGGCGCGCTCGACGGCGAGCTCATCGCCGGCAAGGGCACCAAGGAAGACTTCAACCTGCTGCAGTCCACGCTGTCGGGCGAACGCCAGGGCGCGCTGGCCTTCGCGCTGTTCGATCTGCTGCACCTCGATGGCGTGGACGTCACCGCCGCACCGCTGCTCGAACGCAAGGCCCTGCTGCAGGAGCTTCTGGATGGTGCGCCGCCGCACCTGGCCTACAGCTCGCATATCGAAGGCGATGGCGACGCCGCGTTCAAGCTGGCGGGCGACACCCACTTCGAGGGCATCATCTCCAAGCGCATCGACCGTCCCTACCACGGCGGCCGCAGCGACGACTGGCGCAAGACCAAGCTGCTGGCGAGCGACGAGTTCGCCGTCGTCGGCTACACCGCGCCGAAGGGCAGCCGCACCGGCTTCGGCTCGCTGCTGCTGGCGAAACCGGATGCGGAGCATGGCTGGCTGTATGCCGGACGCGTGGGCAGCGGCTTCAACGACACGCTGATGCGCGAGGTCACCGCGAAACTCGGCAAGGGCGGCGCGCGCAAGCCCACCGTGCACGTGGGCACCACCGACACCGACCTGCGCACCGCCACCTGGTTCGAGCCGTGCTTCGTGGTGGAGGTGTTCTACCGCGGCATCGGGCGGCAGGAGCTGCTGCGGCAGCCGTCGCTGAAGGCGGTGCGCTGGGACAAGTCCGTGGACGATCTTGCAGATTCCGATCGCGGGCCGGGCGCTGGCAAGCCGGCGAAGAAGGCGGCGAAAACCGCGAGCAGGGCCGCGACGAAGACGGCCGCCTCGAAAGCGGCTGCAGGGAAGGCAACGAAGGCCGCCCCGACCAGGGTTGCGGGCAAGCAGGCCGCTGCGAAGAAGTCGACGAAGCGCACGACGGCCGCGACATCCAGCGCCACCGCAGCCCCGTCACCCGCGGCCGATCGCACGCCACCGCGGCTGTCGAGCCCGACCAAGGTGCTGTTTCCCGACATCGGCGCGACCAAGAAGGATGTCTGGGATTACTACACCGCCGTGATCGACCACCTGCTGCCGGAGATCGCCGGGCGGCCGCTGTCGATCATCCGCTGCCCCAGTGGCGTCGAGCGCCCCTGCTTCTTCCAGAAGCACCACACCGCCGGGCTGGAGCTGGTCTCGTCGGTGCGGCTGAAGGAGGACAGTGGCGTCAACGCCTACTACCTGATGGTGGAGGACGAGGCCGCGCTGATGGAGCTGGTGCAGTTCAACGCGATCGAGTTCCATCCCTGGGGCTCGCACGCGGCCGAACCCGACATCGCCGATCGCGTGGTGTTCGACCTCGACCCCGGGCCCGACGTGCCGTTCGCCGAGGTCAGGAAGGCCGCGGTCGATATCCGCAAGCTGCTGGCGCAACTCGAACTCGAATCCTTCCTGCGGGTGTCCGGCGGCAAGGGCCTGCATGTGGTGGTGCCGCTCAACCCGGGCTGCCACTGGGACCTCACCAAGCGCTTCGCACACGGGTTTGCCGATGCGCTGGCGCGTGCGCAGCCGGACCGCTTCCTCGCTACCGCCACCAGGAGCCTGCGCAACAAGCGCATCTTCGTCGACTACCTGCGCAATGGCCGCGGCGCGACCGCGGTGGCCTCGTACTCGCTGCGCGGCCGGCCGGGCGCACCGGTGGCGCTGCCGCTGGCATGGAGCGAACTGTCGAAGCTCAAGCGCGCGGATGCCTTCACCATCCACGAGGTACCGGCGCTGCTGCGTCGCCGCCGCAAGCACCCGTGGGCCGACATCGACCGCATCACCCAGGACCTGTCGCGCTGGTCCGACGCGGAGTAG
- a CDS encoding ferritin-like domain-containing protein: MAIKTIEDLFIHELSDTYSAEKQMTKSLPRLAKAATDEGLVAAFEAHLTETEAQVERLEQVAEVLGIKIKRIKCEAMEGLVDEAKEIIDAIDAGPLRDAALIGGAQKAEHYEIAAYGTLCAMAKSLGYKDALPLLLETLEEEKATDEKLTILAEQGGNQRAAEQAA, translated from the coding sequence ATGGCGATCAAGACGATTGAAGACCTCTTCATCCACGAACTGTCCGATACCTACAGCGCCGAGAAGCAGATGACCAAGTCGCTGCCGCGGCTGGCCAAGGCCGCCACCGACGAAGGCCTGGTGGCCGCGTTCGAGGCGCACCTGACCGAGACCGAGGCACAGGTGGAGCGCCTGGAGCAGGTGGCCGAAGTGCTGGGCATCAAGATCAAGCGCATCAAGTGCGAAGCGATGGAAGGCCTGGTCGACGAGGCCAAGGAGATCATCGACGCCATCGACGCCGGCCCGCTGCGCGACGCCGCGCTGATCGGCGGCGCGCAGAAGGCCGAGCACTACGAGATCGCCGCCTACGGCACGCTGTGCGCGATGGCCAAGAGCCTCGGCTACAAGGATGCCCTGCCGCTGCTGCTGGAAACCCTCGAGGAAGAGAAGGCGACCGACGAGAAGCTCACCATCCTTGCAGAGCAGGGTGGCAACCAGCGCGCCGCCGAACAGGCCGCCTGA